Proteins encoded in a region of the Stieleria neptunia genome:
- a CDS encoding BON domain-containing protein, with amino-acid sequence MMSTVRTSQTDSDADSSEDRNTETTGQAAGAPDDHREKDALFREILANSGSGELRQIEVNVRDGQVVLSGRVSSFYQKQLAQESLLPVAIGMQICNQLEVDP; translated from the coding sequence ATGATGTCGACTGTGCGAACCTCCCAGACGGACTCGGATGCAGATTCCAGCGAAGATCGCAACACGGAAACGACAGGCCAAGCTGCCGGTGCCCCCGACGACCACCGCGAAAAGGATGCGTTGTTTCGCGAGATCCTTGCGAATTCCGGGTCTGGGGAACTGCGGCAAATCGAGGTGAACGTGCGAGACGGGCAAGTCGTTCTGAGCGGCCGCGTTTCAAGTTTCTACCAAAAGCAACTGGCCCAGGAATCCCTGTTGCCGGTCGCCATCGGAATGCAGATCTGCAACCAGCTCGAAGTCGACCCCTAG
- a CDS encoding ATP-binding protein: protein MNALANLFSSSSLTRQMMEVSPSAVVVANHAGTILFANENVQQWFGYARSEITGSALDGLLPEISQRDDHAHSAHAMAQTPIDMEQGGPQRVVCKDGSEMVVDVTLVPVEEQSESLILANFSRSDSGTLDGQRLESERFDAIAKMISGLAHESRNALQRAVACLDLLELDFSESDRHLELSRKIRRSLSDLLENYDEVRRFAAPITLSRTATHLAPLCHSVFDELQRKCDAWANRIEIAGDDTDDDLACVDRGKFQEVFHQILDNAFDQPHGRVNIRVSHERTTIRNRAAVRICIHNDGQPFYAEALVRAFEPFYTTKQHGTGLGLSISRRIVEAHGGQILARNPDAGGAEIEFVVPRDVPQLDQAQRAAMAFPVAD from the coding sequence ATGAATGCACTCGCAAATCTCTTTTCCAGCTCTTCGCTAACGCGTCAAATGATGGAAGTTTCTCCATCCGCAGTCGTGGTTGCGAACCATGCAGGGACCATTTTGTTTGCCAACGAGAATGTCCAGCAGTGGTTCGGGTATGCGCGTTCGGAGATCACCGGATCAGCACTTGATGGGTTGCTACCGGAGATCAGTCAACGTGACGACCACGCACACTCGGCGCACGCAATGGCACAGACACCGATCGACATGGAACAGGGGGGCCCTCAACGCGTTGTCTGTAAAGACGGCTCGGAGATGGTGGTGGACGTCACGTTGGTCCCGGTTGAAGAACAATCCGAATCGTTGATCCTGGCCAATTTTTCGAGGTCCGACTCGGGCACGCTCGATGGCCAACGGTTGGAATCCGAACGGTTCGATGCGATCGCCAAGATGATCAGCGGTCTGGCGCACGAGAGTCGTAACGCGCTGCAGCGAGCCGTTGCCTGTCTGGACCTGCTCGAATTGGACTTCAGCGAAAGCGACCGCCACCTGGAATTGTCTCGCAAGATCCGCCGTTCCCTTTCCGATCTGCTGGAGAACTACGACGAGGTCAGGCGATTCGCAGCACCGATCACGTTGAGTCGAACCGCGACCCACTTGGCCCCCCTGTGTCACAGCGTGTTTGATGAGTTGCAAAGAAAATGCGACGCCTGGGCGAACCGGATCGAGATCGCGGGGGACGACACCGACGATGATTTGGCCTGCGTCGACCGCGGCAAGTTCCAGGAGGTGTTTCATCAGATTCTGGACAATGCCTTTGACCAGCCACACGGTCGCGTCAACATCCGCGTGAGCCATGAACGAACCACGATCCGAAATCGGGCCGCCGTGCGGATCTGCATTCACAACGATGGGCAACCGTTTTACGCCGAAGCTCTGGTCCGTGCATTCGAACCCTTTTACACGACCAAGCAACACGGGACCGGGCTGGGGCTGTCGATCAGTCGTCGAATCGTGGAAGCACATGGCGGCCAGATTCTCGCCCGCAACCCCGACGCGGGCGGCGCGGAGATCGAATTTGTGGTGCCCCGAGACGTGCCCCAGCTGGACCAGGCACAGCGCGCCGCGATGGCCTTTCCCGTCGCCGATTGA
- a CDS encoding reprolysin-like metallopeptidase: MRRRSTRRLVKENLEHRIVLSATIGNNIGVGDQIQNFRLAIAATAEYTALLGGQANAFAAIESFVRDVNEIFEAELSIHFDLVSGTNTVFTDSATDGYTNGNTEEMLSQNTGVLDDELGNSAYDVGHVFGTATSGGAGLAGLGVVNSPTRKGEGASISTNPQGADWVRLVAHEIGHQFDAEHTFNANAFASAKNNRDAGSAYEPASGTTLMSYAGISGADDLQNDSDPYFHAASFESIQSFLASSAPPDSLTPSGNAIPVVSGGTDYTIPAGTPFQLTATGSDADSGDRLTYTWEQLDLGPEMSLPISDNGSSPLFRSFPPGEDPTRVFPRLSDLAANVNTAQLGEALPTTDRSLNFRATVRDGAGGVHSDDVLLTVVDTGTPFAVTSPNTAVSWTGGTSQTIVWNVGGTDANGIDVSNVVIDLSLDGGLTYPLTLAATTPNDGSESITVPNITAGQARVRVRADGNVFFDISDADLSITANSASPGLTVTQSDGNTRVGEDGLLGSSPIDSYTIALNTTPTGPVDVTVNADSQTEVSTDGVTFTPSVTVTRTDMTAATIYVRGVDDTIQEGVHGGSITHSVSASTDPAYPLGGIGNSVAVTIADDELQPVVGVDFDIQSGAPLHWTEIVGVFSADLQTLPREDGSVSSIGLEFQAGPSLGSSTATPPVFPLHSPPLDGVDGVISGSDYVRLTWTGLTPFTDYNLYTFLTENFIGGRNAIQEVRISAAVSPDPVIQNTSALGSGLLVNQGLADSSKPIEDDRVMAQADANGEIRLEIFDTSGLSQAPAISAAAIQEVGPDIAGISVIQTDDETTVSDSATSDSFDVVLKKPPTGTVVIDISNEDVTETSVTPSTLTFDATNWNTPQTVTVHGVADGEADGAQSVRVRLSVDTASTTDSDYGVVGDRLLPVTASDDLQSPLIGIDFEDSPAPNLAPANWNIATNPSTGNFVDLVDEDGSMTAVDLSIHLAGGVGKYDDFPLGSLPDHPTSLAELAGGWFSTSGITMTWSDLAPNTEYDVWLFAEWPYGNPIGQSVTVSGASVAQSPFVMAPSVNQLLINSASVDVTRTLADDAVRATSNAAGEIQITVTRDSGADYSLISGAAIQEIPPVPPGTADLSVTTHGDENGPVNVVYTVTLSRPNETGSPITFDMDDLLTGSATSGEDYAAIPGDAKISVPDGASVGSITVSVMGDAFVETEETIDAQISNPSVSEFVIGDSNATATIADDDVSVVTVAADPATVHEDAAESIVFTLTRTNVVTNSPALDIHFDLAGDATFANDYNADAVHTATFAAGQSTTTVTVTPTADSVVEPDESVTLTLAEDDDYQTGAAAEATATIRNDDPGGAAPQVYSVVYFNEDADSELNHSPDGTGQRSVIRKIRVTFSGPTSVPIGAVTDDSFILESTSGRSRGTRVGLEVVRSDVIAGQQVVVLKFTGTELVEAISRKKRNVDAMLVDGEYRLTIEGAKLGIDANGAGYGVNATDDFFRLFGDSDGDRDVDGTDSDRFFADDETAGQSSLFDFDAKPQKKAVDRSEFINRFGTQLF, translated from the coding sequence ATGCGACGCAGGAGCACACGGCGGCTGGTCAAGGAGAATCTTGAGCATCGCATCGTCCTGTCGGCGACGATTGGAAACAACATCGGCGTCGGCGACCAGATTCAGAACTTCCGCTTGGCGATTGCGGCGACCGCCGAATACACGGCGTTGTTGGGGGGGCAAGCGAATGCGTTTGCGGCGATCGAATCCTTCGTGCGCGACGTCAATGAGATCTTTGAAGCGGAACTCTCGATTCATTTTGATCTCGTCTCGGGGACCAACACCGTCTTCACCGACTCCGCGACCGATGGCTACACCAACGGCAACACGGAGGAGATGCTCAGTCAAAACACCGGGGTGCTGGATGACGAGTTGGGCAATTCGGCTTATGACGTCGGGCACGTCTTCGGCACGGCGACCAGCGGCGGCGCCGGCCTGGCGGGGTTGGGCGTGGTGAATTCGCCGACTAGGAAGGGCGAAGGCGCTTCGATCTCCACCAATCCCCAAGGCGCCGATTGGGTCCGACTGGTGGCCCATGAAATCGGTCACCAGTTCGACGCCGAACACACCTTTAATGCCAACGCGTTTGCATCGGCGAAGAACAATCGGGACGCCGGCAGCGCTTATGAACCGGCCAGCGGCACGACGTTGATGAGCTACGCGGGGATTTCGGGCGCCGATGATTTGCAAAACGATTCGGATCCTTATTTTCACGCCGCAAGCTTTGAATCGATCCAGAGTTTTCTCGCATCGAGCGCGCCGCCCGATTCCTTGACCCCCAGCGGCAATGCCATTCCAGTTGTCTCCGGCGGAACCGATTACACGATTCCCGCCGGTACGCCGTTTCAGTTGACCGCAACGGGATCTGATGCCGATTCCGGTGACAGGTTGACGTACACCTGGGAGCAACTCGATCTGGGCCCCGAGATGAGTTTGCCGATCAGTGACAACGGCAGTAGCCCGTTGTTCCGGTCGTTTCCGCCCGGTGAAGATCCGACCCGCGTGTTTCCGCGTCTCAGTGATTTGGCCGCAAATGTGAACACGGCGCAGCTCGGCGAAGCCTTGCCGACGACCGATCGAAGTTTGAACTTTCGCGCGACGGTGCGTGACGGTGCCGGCGGAGTCCACTCCGACGATGTTCTGCTGACGGTCGTTGACACGGGGACCCCGTTCGCGGTGACCTCGCCCAACACCGCGGTCAGCTGGACCGGCGGAACCTCACAAACCATCGTTTGGAATGTCGGCGGGACGGATGCCAACGGGATCGACGTTTCAAACGTCGTGATCGACCTGTCGCTCGACGGCGGACTGACCTATCCGTTGACGCTGGCTGCGACCACGCCGAACGATGGCAGCGAGTCGATCACGGTGCCCAACATCACGGCCGGCCAAGCGCGTGTTCGCGTTCGCGCCGACGGCAATGTTTTCTTTGACATCTCCGACGCCGACCTCTCCATCACCGCGAACTCGGCCAGTCCGGGTTTGACGGTGACGCAAAGCGATGGCAACACGCGGGTCGGCGAAGACGGGTTGTTGGGAAGCTCGCCGATCGACAGCTACACGATCGCGCTGAACACGACGCCGACCGGACCGGTCGATGTCACCGTGAACGCCGACTCCCAAACCGAGGTCAGTACCGACGGCGTGACCTTCACGCCCAGCGTGACCGTCACACGAACCGACATGACGGCGGCGACGATCTACGTTCGCGGCGTGGACGATACGATCCAAGAAGGCGTGCACGGCGGATCGATCACCCATTCGGTTTCCGCCAGCACTGACCCAGCCTATCCGCTCGGGGGCATCGGCAATTCCGTCGCCGTCACGATCGCCGATGACGAATTGCAGCCGGTCGTGGGCGTGGATTTTGACATCCAGTCCGGCGCCCCACTTCATTGGACGGAAATCGTCGGCGTGTTCTCGGCGGACTTGCAGACCCTGCCACGTGAAGACGGATCCGTTTCGTCGATCGGACTGGAGTTCCAGGCCGGCCCGAGTCTTGGTTCCTCGACCGCCACGCCGCCCGTTTTTCCCCTGCACTCACCCCCGCTCGATGGCGTCGACGGCGTGATCAGCGGCAGCGACTATGTCAGATTGACTTGGACCGGGCTGACGCCGTTCACCGACTACAACCTCTACACGTTCCTGACGGAGAACTTCATTGGCGGGCGAAATGCCATCCAGGAGGTTCGGATTTCCGCCGCCGTCTCACCCGATCCCGTGATCCAAAACACCTCCGCGCTCGGCAGCGGTTTGTTGGTCAATCAGGGACTAGCCGATTCGTCCAAGCCGATCGAAGACGACCGGGTGATGGCTCAGGCGGACGCGAACGGTGAAATCCGATTGGAAATTTTTGATACCAGCGGCCTGTCGCAGGCCCCCGCGATCAGCGCCGCCGCGATTCAGGAGGTGGGGCCGGACATCGCCGGAATCAGCGTGATTCAAACCGACGACGAGACGACCGTTTCGGATTCCGCAACCAGCGACTCGTTCGATGTCGTCTTGAAGAAACCGCCCACCGGAACGGTCGTGATTGACATCTCCAACGAAGATGTGACGGAAACCTCGGTGACGCCCAGCACATTGACGTTTGATGCGACGAACTGGAACACGCCCCAGACCGTGACGGTCCATGGAGTCGCCGACGGCGAAGCCGACGGAGCACAATCGGTTCGTGTGCGGCTGTCCGTCGACACAGCGTCGACGACCGATTCGGACTACGGCGTCGTGGGCGATCGCTTGTTACCCGTGACCGCCAGCGACGATCTGCAGTCACCCTTGATAGGCATCGACTTTGAAGATTCGCCCGCCCCCAATTTAGCGCCTGCGAACTGGAACATCGCGACCAATCCCTCGACCGGCAACTTTGTCGATCTGGTTGATGAAGACGGTTCGATGACGGCCGTCGATCTGTCGATCCATCTCGCGGGCGGTGTTGGGAAGTACGACGATTTTCCCCTCGGATCGCTACCGGACCATCCGACGTCTCTGGCCGAACTCGCCGGCGGATGGTTCAGCACCTCGGGCATCACCATGACATGGTCTGATCTGGCTCCCAATACCGAATACGACGTCTGGCTGTTTGCCGAATGGCCGTATGGCAATCCCATCGGCCAATCGGTGACCGTGTCGGGGGCGTCGGTGGCACAATCGCCGTTTGTCATGGCCCCCTCGGTCAATCAGTTGCTGATCAACAGCGCCAGTGTCGATGTCACCCGCACCCTCGCCGACGACGCGGTTCGCGCGACGTCCAACGCGGCAGGCGAGATTCAAATCACGGTCACTCGCGATTCGGGTGCCGATTACAGTTTGATCAGCGGAGCTGCGATACAGGAAATCCCCCCCGTTCCCCCGGGGACCGCCGATCTATCGGTCACGACCCACGGCGACGAAAACGGTCCGGTGAACGTCGTCTACACGGTCACGCTGAGCCGCCCCAACGAAACGGGATCACCCATTACGTTTGACATGGATGATTTGTTGACCGGCAGTGCGACGTCCGGAGAGGACTACGCCGCAATCCCAGGCGACGCCAAAATCAGCGTTCCCGATGGTGCGTCGGTCGGTTCAATCACCGTTAGCGTGATGGGCGATGCGTTTGTCGAAACCGAGGAAACGATCGACGCCCAAATCTCCAACCCCAGCGTATCCGAATTCGTGATCGGAGATTCCAATGCGACGGCCACGATCGCCGACGATGACGTCAGCGTGGTGACGGTCGCGGCGGATCCGGCCACGGTCCACGAAGACGCGGCCGAATCGATCGTGTTCACGTTGACGCGGACGAATGTTGTCACGAACTCGCCCGCACTGGACATCCACTTTGATCTCGCCGGTGATGCGACGTTCGCGAACGACTACAACGCCGACGCCGTCCATACCGCAACCTTTGCCGCCGGCCAATCGACCACGACGGTGACGGTGACGCCGACGGCGGATTCCGTCGTCGAACCGGACGAGTCGGTCACGTTGACCTTGGCCGAAGACGATGACTACCAGACGGGCGCCGCTGCCGAAGCGACGGCCACGATTCGCAACGACGATCCCGGCGGGGCCGCGCCGCAGGTCTACAGCGTCGTTTACTTCAACGAAGACGCCGATTCCGAATTGAATCACAGCCCCGACGGCACCGGCCAACGGTCCGTGATTCGCAAGATTCGTGTGACGTTCAGCGGCCCCACGAGCGTCCCGATCGGAGCGGTCACCGACGACAGTTTCATCCTCGAGTCGACGAGCGGACGGTCGCGTGGAACCCGGGTCGGGCTGGAGGTCGTCCGTTCGGATGTGATCGCCGGACAACAAGTGGTCGTTTTGAAATTCACGGGCACCGAGCTGGTCGAAGCGATCTCGCGAAAGAAACGCAACGTTGATGCGATGTTGGTCGATGGCGAGTACCGGCTGACCATCGAGGGAGCGAAGCTGGGCATCGATGCTAACGGCGCCGGCTACGGTGTCAACGCGACCGATGATTTCTTTCGCCTGTTCGGCGACAGCGATGGAGATCGTGACGTCGACGGAACCGACAGCGACCGCTTCTTCGCTGACGACGAGACCGCCGGTCAAAGCTCCCTGTTCGACTTCGATGCCAAACCCCAAAAGAAGGCCGTCGATCGATCCGAGTTCATCAACCGATTCGGAACCCAACTGTTCTAA